In Mytilus trossulus isolate FHL-02 chromosome 6, PNRI_Mtr1.1.1.hap1, whole genome shotgun sequence, a single window of DNA contains:
- the LOC134722217 gene encoding ribonuclease P protein subunit p40-like has protein sequence MAAPIDKSLPVGKLVFEKSSFKNEKSKHEEFIEDHHFNYAISCILPNCKRIPDILQSSCVGEKSFLVQDLPLIEVISLDLIEAFIKRGKLRMLSHGGNIDTDDFVAVLPTGHLILHLSKDTYQQLGLEGKPSQFPKRKKSKYIVDIDLTSPSFKPGKKCYNRVKWCFKDRLGLKFNFLATWTPSDNEVCPSSLQKYLTMKGCKCKPVKIKCNMKKYNDVLVPDIDPSHVDFDNMDYSYPDVFEWLGGFSCGIDLSCNPDDYLSNYSFNGPTQSPATCSYVQYSGYFSCQTVQSIVKSIRDNMEEWKLPWCSVTVQGFMDSPLSWKQREHGYLNNGDNLYTFIIFPDDSYWLYSAYGSYDLVS, from the exons atggctgcgcccatagATAAAAGTTTACCCGTAGGAAaacttgtttttgaaaaatccagctttaaaaatgaaaagtctAAACATGAGGAGTTTATAGAAGATCACCATTTCAATTACGCA atcagcTGTATTCTACCAAATTGTAAAAGGATTCCGGACATACTGCAATCCAGTTGTGTTGGAGAGAAATCCTTCTTGGTACAAGATTTACCATTGATAGAAGTGATTAGCTTGGATTTGATAGAGGCCTTTATTAAAAGAG GAAAATTACGAATGTTATCTCATGGAGGAAATATTGATACTGATGATTTTGTAGCTGTTCTTCCCACAG GTCATCTGATTTTACACCTAAGTAAAGACACATACCAACAACTAGGTTTGGAAGGAAAACCTTCACAGTTTCCTAAGAGAAAGAAATCTAAATACA TTGTAGATATAGATTTGACAAGTCCATCCTTCAAACCAGGAAAGAAGTGTTACAACAGAGTAAAATGGTGTTTTAAAGACAGACTTGGTctcaagtttaattttttagCAACTTGGACACCTTCAG ATAATGAAGTCTGTCCAAGTTCTTTGCAAAAATACTTAACAATGAAAGGCTGCAAGTGTAAACCAGTAAAGATCAAATGTAACATGAAGAAATATAATGATGTCCTTGTCCCAGATATTGACCCCAGCCATGTGGATTTTGACAATATGGACTATAGTTACCCTGATGTTTTTGAATGGCTGGGAGGATTTTCATGTGGAATTGATTT atccTGTAATCCAGATGATTATTTATCAAACTACAGTTTTAATGGCCCCACACAATCACCAGCAACATGTAGTTATGTACAATACAGTGGATATTTTTCCTGTCAAACTGTTCAGTCCATTGTTAAGTCTATCAG gGATAACATGGAAGAATGGAAGTTACCATGGTGCTCAGTAACAGTACAGGGATTTATGGACTCACCATTGTCATGGAAACAGAGAGAACATGGCTACCTTAACAATGGAGacaatttatatacatttattatctTCCCTGATGATTCTTACTGGCTGTATTCTGCTTATGGTTCATATGATTTAGTGTCAtga